The following nucleotide sequence is from Candidatus Paceibacterota bacterium.
GCCGTGAACTCAATCAACTGGGCGCGTATTGCAGCTCAAGTCCCTTACTACTTCTGGGTTTACTCCCGGGTTCGTGGTGGTGATGGTGGAGTAATCGACGTTGCTGTCCCGACAGGGAACTACGGCAATATTTACGCGGCGTGGGTAGCGAAAATGATGGGGGTGCCGATTCGTCGGCTGATTCTCGCGACCAACGAAAATGACGTGCTTCACGAGTTTTTCACGACGGGCATTTACAAGCCCCGAGAGAAGACACTCGTGACGTCGAGTCCTTCGATGGACATCACCAAGGCATCGAATTTCGAACGATTCATCTACGATGTCTTTGGTGGCGATGCGGACAAGGTTTCGAAGTTGTGGAAAGCGCTCGACAAGTCGGGGCAGTTTGATTTGTCGCACAGGATATCGGCCATTCGGGCGAAGTCCGGCATCACTTCTTTTGCCACGCGTCAGAGGCAGGCGAACGAAGCAATCTTGCGTATCTTCAATAGCACTGGGGTTATCATCGACCCGCACACTGCGGTCGCGATGTATGCTGCAATCGGCATGAAACATCCGGGAGTGCCGATGGTTGTGATGGAAACAGCGCAACCGTGCAAGTTTGATGACGCAGTAAAGAAGGCGCTCGGCCTCACAGCGAAACCGCCGGCCGGCATGGAAGGGCTTTTGTCCGCTGAAAAGTTCTTCACGCTGATGGATCCCGATCCCGAAAAGGTGAAGGATCTAATCCGTGCCTACGCGTAATTTTTGCAGGATTTCAAACCTGGCCCTCGGGCCAGGTTTTTTTGTTTGGGGAATATATAAAATAAAAAAGATGGCACTTTGCGGTGCCATCTTCTGCTTTGCTTGCTACCGCCCTCGCGGTTTTTCGAGCGGGATGATATTCGGGTTCCTCGCTTCGGCGATGTCGCCCGTGTCGTTGACGAGTAACATTGACGAACCCTTCATTGCAAAAATCATTTCGTAGACAGTCGGCACTCGCTCTACGCGTCCTTTGCCGTCCTCACCTGGCACCCAGAACCCAGCTCGGTCTGCGCCAGTTTCTGCGCAATCCCAGCGGAGACAGCCGACAAGTTGCAACGACGGTTCTCTCTCGTAGACAACGGCATATTCGGGAATCTTGAAGTCGGCACTGACCGGTGTGTAGAGGGTAATCGGCTTGCCGATGAAAATCGGATTGCCACACCATGCACAGCGGATTGCCATCTTGGCGATGCAGTCGAGACAGTAGTCCACTGAACCCTCTTCATTTATCGGCATTTTGGTTGTGATGGTGTGTCCGAAGGCCGATACTTTGCCCGTGCGCTTTGTGTGATGGCCACATATCGTGGCCATGTAACGACGCAGGCTCAGTCGAGCAAGATAAAGATACAAGTCGTATCGTTTCATTCCATTCTCCTTTTCTATTTTGTGAGCGAATCTGGATTATTTCTAACACCTTATGAAGAGTTTTACAATTGGGGGGTGCTTGTGTTTTTGGGGGAGAGGGGTAGAGTTTAGGGATGGAGAAATTAAAATATCTTTTATTTCTTGCAGGTGTGGGATTCTTGTACGGGATAGCTTCGTTAGCTTTTCTGGCTATGTTTCTGCAATGGACCTTGGAAGTAGATATTACCAAGTTTGATAAAATATACCGTCTTCTATTTCTTGTTTGGTCTGGGTGGGTAATAGGATTGCATTTTTATTTTAAAAAAGAAAAATAAAAAGATAATTAGTTTAGTAGATTGTTGGGGTGGAGATAACAAAGAGGTATGGAGAAAATTTTTAATTTTAAATATATTTTAATAATAACACTCATCCTTTTTGTCTATAGCTGGCTTTTCTTTAGGTACGAATTTTTATCTATCCAAATTACAGATAGTAATCAGTTAATAGAGAGGTGTAATCGTATCACTGGTAATTGTGAAGCATCCACTCCGCTTACCAAGGAAGGGTTAAATTCTTTATTAGGTATAAAATAATAAGACGTCCTTGGATTGGGGATTTTGTATGTTAGAAAAAGATTTTAGAAAAGATAAAAAAATTGGTATTTTAAAATATTTATATATAGCAGTTCTTTACGTTGGTGGCCTTACTTTGTTGATTACGATAGTTATTTTCCTGCTCTTGCTTCCTGGGCTTTGGTGTTGGTTTTGGGAAGGACTAATAGGTGTTCCGCAGGCATGTCTTTCCTATGAACCACAAATTTACCCATTTATGTTCTTTGCGTTTTTCGTGTTTATGTTGTGGGGCGGTGGAAAACTTCTTTTCAAAATCATCTCCGTACTTTTTGAAAATCGTTAATAAGCGAAAATCCAAGGGATGCCCTTGGATTTGGTAGTTTGATGGGGGTGTCGGTCACGAGTATTTTTTATACCGTCGTATAAAAAATCTCTCGACCCCAGCTCGCCATTTTGTCTGCTGACAAAATAGGGCTGCGCTTTTCAATTCCCCCGCGCGAGCAAAGCAGTTTGCTCGCTCATCTCCACCATAAAACAAAAGCGCCCCAAATTGGGACGCTAATGTTTTTAATGGTGGAGATGGGGGGAATTGAACCCCCGTGCAGATGATTTTCAGGTGTGAGTCTACGAGCTTAGTTTGTTTTTTGGTTTTCAACATGAAAGGTTTAAAGCAAACAAAATCCTTTCACACATATCCTCTATTTTTCAGTTAGTACTCCCGAAGATTGAAATACGCTTAGTCCGGAAATATAACGCCCGTTCACCTCTACCAGACTGCAAAGTGACGAACGACCTTCTACTTAAGTTTAGTTAAGCGAAAGCGACGGCGAAACTGTTGGCCTTAAAATAAGGAGAAACAGTTAGGCCCTGTGCATTTTTGTTTGCACTTATGTTTTGTGACGGTTTAACAAGTCATCACAGCTTGGCTCGCACACACGAGAATAGATCAGCTGTCTAAGCAAATCATCCCCGTATTTAGATTAGTCATTAGCTTGTTAGGCGCTAGGGGGTACAGGTAAGAAAAAAATTCCCCTACACCGACTAAAGACTGTTTTTCAAAGTTCTACTTATTTCACGCATGTCGTCTCGTTTTTTTAAAGTCTCGCGTTTATCAAATTTCTTTTTACCGCGAGCGATTCCGAGCGACACTTTAATC
It contains:
- the thrC gene encoding threonine synthase, whose translation is MYLSTRGKAPAVNFADTVLAGLAPDGGLYVPEKFFRANEGDFRLHASGSYQDVARFVMEQFAPDINRSKLWGAIAKAYTPEVFKNVAGPGFEVASDIVPVRDLGREMYLARLSNGPTLAFKDLPLQLLGHLFEVVLGRNKKLNLLGATSGDTGSAAIHAMLGRKGIRVFMLSPHGKMSQFQAAQILSVNDPAVHNISIRGSFDDCQDVVKAVNADAGFKEMYSIGAVNSINWARIAAQVPYYFWVYSRVRGGDGGVIDVAVPTGNYGNIYAAWVAKMMGVPIRRLILATNENDVLHEFFTTGIYKPREKTLVTSSPSMDITKASNFERFIYDVFGGDADKVSKLWKALDKSGQFDLSHRISAIRAKSGITSFATRQRQANEAILRIFNSTGVIIDPHTAVAMYAAIGMKHPGVPMVVMETAQPCKFDDAVKKALGLTAKPPAGMEGLLSAEKFFTLMDPDPEKVKDLIRAYA